From Yersinia hibernica, a single genomic window includes:
- a CDS encoding phage protease gives MKTLFAALAIEITKATHGTIQLFPAGEFRAVDGRPEECDHWVMNAEIAQRLIDAANAKLTPYVIDYEHQTLKAAKNGQPAPASGWFKTLEWREGKGLFAIDVKWTDAAAAMILKDEYRFISPVFSYNKSGHVLQILHAALTNTPALDDMDEVMLAAASVLAINSTSEGNAGMDELLEQLRWMLNLPLSTTQEEVMAELMKLIQRLSNDEGTAAASVNLLQMLDQYDTQIAALTAQVTTPDPVKWVSVEVMHQAVSEAVTQAQANMAALTSQQCDGLITAALSDGRLLPAQKAWAESLALANPDSLKSFLDKAPKIAALTQTQTGGKPPTGSPPASTHVDEDEVDTAICSLLGTDPKQIAEFIKGEKK, from the coding sequence ATGAAAACATTATTCGCCGCTCTGGCCATCGAAATCACAAAAGCGACCCACGGAACCATCCAGCTCTTTCCCGCTGGCGAATTCCGGGCGGTAGATGGTCGCCCTGAAGAATGTGATCACTGGGTGATGAACGCTGAGATTGCGCAGCGGCTCATTGATGCGGCTAATGCCAAGTTAACTCCCTACGTCATTGATTACGAACATCAGACACTAAAAGCCGCCAAGAATGGTCAGCCCGCCCCTGCATCCGGTTGGTTTAAAACACTGGAATGGCGAGAGGGTAAGGGGCTGTTTGCTATCGATGTCAAATGGACTGACGCCGCAGCGGCAATGATCCTAAAAGATGAATACCGCTTTATCTCCCCCGTTTTTAGCTACAACAAATCCGGTCATGTGCTGCAAATCCTTCACGCTGCACTGACTAACACACCGGCTCTGGATGATATGGATGAGGTGATGTTAGCCGCCGCATCCGTCCTGGCCATCAACTCAACCTCTGAGGGTAACGCCGGAATGGACGAACTACTCGAACAACTGCGCTGGATGCTCAATCTACCGCTCTCTACCACCCAAGAAGAAGTCATGGCTGAACTGATGAAGCTGATCCAGCGCCTTTCGAATGATGAAGGGACAGCAGCGGCCTCGGTGAACCTGCTTCAAATGCTTGACCAATATGATACGCAAATTGCCGCGCTGACTGCGCAGGTCACCACGCCAGACCCGGTTAAGTGGGTGTCTGTCGAGGTGATGCACCAGGCCGTCAGTGAAGCAGTCACTCAGGCTCAGGCCAATATGGCCGCATTGACCAGTCAACAGTGTGACGGACTCATTACCGCCGCATTGTCTGACGGGCGATTACTGCCTGCTCAGAAAGCCTGGGCGGAGTCATTGGCTCTGGCTAACCCGGACAGCCTGAAAAGCTTTCTGGATAAAGCGCCCAAAATTGCCGCGCTCACCCAAACCCAGACAGGGGGAAAGCCGCCAACCGGTTCACCGCCAGCGTCCACCCATGTGGATGAGGACGAAGTGGATACGGCGA
- a CDS encoding phage virion morphogenesis protein, with translation MAGSIGIKFNVTDFERSLGELISKLEHREPLMRELAAAMGDAAEENFKNQGRPAWMGWSPAYAKKRAGGQILQLSGRLAASIVQESDNDSASVGTNSVYGPIHQFGGEIKRKARKQDVHFKQYKNGEVGNRFVKKSKSNFVQTTTVGAHTIKMPARPFLHLAEQDVEAMETTGLDYFQRVINGA, from the coding sequence ATGGCGGGCAGTATCGGTATTAAATTTAATGTCACTGATTTTGAGCGTTCCCTGGGCGAACTTATCAGCAAACTGGAGCACCGTGAGCCCCTGATGCGCGAGCTCGCAGCAGCCATGGGTGATGCTGCTGAAGAGAACTTTAAAAATCAGGGGCGGCCTGCCTGGATGGGATGGAGTCCGGCTTATGCGAAGAAACGCGCCGGTGGCCAAATTCTGCAATTATCGGGCCGACTGGCGGCGAGTATCGTGCAGGAGAGCGATAATGACAGCGCCAGTGTGGGTACCAATTCGGTCTATGGCCCCATTCACCAGTTTGGTGGTGAGATAAAACGTAAGGCCCGCAAGCAGGATGTGCATTTTAAACAGTATAAAAACGGGGAAGTCGGTAACCGGTTCGTCAAAAAATCGAAGTCCAATTTTGTGCAGACCACCACGGTGGGTGCGCATACCATCAAGATGCCTGCGCGTCCTTTCCTGCACCTGGCAGAACAGGACGTGGAAGCCATGGAAACCACCGGTTTAGACTACTTTCAGCGGGTAATCAATGGTGCTTGA
- a CDS encoding phage minor head protein, with amino-acid sequence MPKADVNLAQAMTLKPEEAIRYFESKGYTIGFNWHDVEARAHATAFTVAGILKQDVLEDVRQSLSDSLRNGTTFEQFKKQLIPALEQKGWMGKGLVADADGVLEGKQLTPRRLKTIFQTNMQSAYNAGRYEEQLANAEFRPYWERVAVMDRLTRPKHAALNGFTARYDDPVWQFMYPPDGYRCRCRVRARSEADISRYSLTVQSSQDRIETVQQAWGPNDTRTVQAFRINGELYTPDAGFGHNPGQGNLSALGQRLMDKSTVASPRLASLAVKETLSDKTLLNAVSTDVKRWVNQVSLQPSPKGSLRHLGAIEPKTLTQLEMRGQAPTTVTLTAFDNAVLDAPGPLWGQLPKLLQQPDATLLDGDTLVYLVRQGKEVIGVRAPLNGGHTGLPLSLMNKGAALSDVQRKELASLPVLAGSL; translated from the coding sequence ATGCCGAAAGCTGATGTCAATCTGGCCCAGGCGATGACGCTCAAGCCAGAGGAGGCTATTCGCTACTTTGAATCGAAGGGCTATACCATCGGCTTCAACTGGCATGATGTGGAAGCCCGCGCCCATGCCACGGCATTCACCGTGGCAGGGATATTGAAGCAGGATGTGCTGGAAGATGTCCGCCAGAGCCTGAGTGACAGCCTGCGTAACGGCACCACCTTTGAGCAGTTTAAAAAGCAGCTTATCCCGGCACTGGAACAAAAAGGCTGGATGGGGAAAGGACTGGTGGCCGACGCGGATGGCGTTCTGGAGGGGAAACAGCTCACGCCCCGGCGTCTGAAAACCATCTTCCAGACCAATATGCAGTCAGCCTATAACGCGGGCCGCTATGAAGAGCAACTCGCCAACGCCGAGTTCCGCCCCTATTGGGAGCGGGTCGCGGTGATGGACAGGCTAACCCGTCCTAAACATGCCGCCCTGAATGGGTTTACCGCCCGTTATGACGACCCGGTCTGGCAGTTTATGTATCCACCGGATGGCTACCGTTGTCGCTGCCGGGTTCGGGCGCGTTCGGAGGCCGATATCAGCCGTTACAGCCTGACGGTGCAATCCAGCCAGGACAGAATTGAGACGGTGCAACAGGCGTGGGGGCCAAATGATACGCGCACGGTTCAGGCTTTTCGTATCAATGGTGAACTGTATACCCCGGATGCAGGCTTTGGCCATAATCCGGGCCAGGGCAACTTGTCCGCGTTGGGGCAGCGGCTGATGGATAAATCTACGGTGGCCTCTCCGCGCCTGGCATCCCTCGCCGTCAAAGAAACTCTGAGCGATAAAACCCTGTTAAATGCCGTTTCAACCGATGTTAAACGCTGGGTTAATCAGGTGTCACTCCAGCCCAGCCCCAAGGGTTCGTTACGTCACCTTGGGGCTATTGAACCCAAGACCCTGACGCAGCTGGAAATGCGCGGGCAGGCTCCCACCACGGTAACCTTAACCGCTTTCGATAATGCGGTACTGGATGCCCCCGGCCCGTTATGGGGACAATTGCCGAAATTGTTACAGCAACCGGATGCCACGCTGCTCGATGGCGATACGCTGGTTTATCTCGTTCGCCAGGGAAAGGAGGTCATTGGCGTCAGAGCACCGCTTAATGGCGGTCATACCGGCTTGCCGCTGAGCTTAATGAATAAAGGCGCGGCGCTCTCGGATGTTCAGCGTAAAGAGTTAGCCAGCTTGCCGGTGCTGGCAGGGAGTCTGTAA
- a CDS encoding DUF935 domain-containing protein, with amino-acid sequence MGQIVDQYGRPLKREVLKESQTSRVAQLNRQWPMHPSKGLSIRKLPHILEAAERGDLSAQADLFEDMLERDGHIFSEMAKRKNALLTLDWSIEPPENATAAEKELAMVVSSWLKSIPDMEDVILNAADAIGHGFAAQEIETWELEGNTWLPTKMVLRPHRWFSTTPETNDEIRLNDGTFNGAELWPFGWLVHTHNAKPGFIAQSGLYRVLVWPYLFKNYALRDMAEFLEIYGLPLRVGKYMPGATDKEKDSLLHALVTLGHDAAGVIPDGSSIEFHSAAVGQSDPFQAMIDWAERTESKVILGATLTSQADGKSSTNALGNVHNDVRHDILVSDARQLEGFFRGFIRMLLALNGKDVSARRQPKLVFDTRDIEDIKVFSEGVSNLVIAGMKSIPTSWVHKKLGIPVPQQGEEVLTAPEPAPMSANLSLASTPLQYKYFTALTANPETDDPAQVVLDEAQTVPDAINQAMGKLIAPLVAALNQGQSPDEAINIIAASYPALDDNQLQQLLTQAIFVADIWGHINAES; translated from the coding sequence ATGGGACAAATCGTTGACCAGTATGGTCGTCCGCTTAAACGTGAAGTCCTGAAAGAATCCCAGACTTCACGCGTTGCACAGCTTAACCGCCAGTGGCCAATGCATCCGTCCAAGGGGCTGAGCATTCGCAAGTTACCCCATATTCTTGAAGCCGCAGAACGGGGTGACCTGTCCGCACAGGCGGATTTGTTTGAGGATATGCTGGAGCGTGATGGGCATATTTTCTCGGAGATGGCCAAACGTAAGAATGCCTTGTTGACGCTGGACTGGAGCATCGAGCCTCCAGAGAACGCCACTGCGGCTGAAAAAGAGCTGGCTATGGTGGTCTCTTCCTGGTTGAAATCCATCCCAGATATGGAAGATGTCATTCTCAATGCCGCTGATGCTATCGGTCATGGCTTTGCCGCGCAGGAGATTGAGACCTGGGAACTGGAAGGCAATACCTGGTTACCCACCAAGATGGTGTTACGCCCCCATCGCTGGTTCAGTACTACGCCGGAGACCAACGACGAAATACGCCTTAATGATGGCACCTTTAATGGTGCTGAGCTCTGGCCGTTCGGCTGGCTGGTGCATACGCATAACGCTAAACCCGGCTTTATTGCACAGTCAGGTTTATACCGGGTGCTGGTCTGGCCGTATCTGTTTAAGAACTATGCTTTGCGGGATATGGCGGAATTCTTAGAAATTTATGGTCTGCCCTTGCGTGTCGGTAAATACATGCCGGGGGCCACCGATAAAGAAAAAGACTCCTTGCTTCATGCCCTGGTGACACTGGGCCATGATGCGGCGGGGGTTATTCCTGATGGCAGTTCGATTGAGTTTCACTCAGCCGCCGTAGGTCAGTCTGACCCGTTCCAGGCCATGATTGACTGGGCGGAGCGCACCGAGTCCAAAGTGATTTTAGGGGCAACGCTCACCAGTCAGGCCGATGGCAAATCGTCGACCAATGCCCTGGGCAATGTCCATAACGATGTGCGTCATGACATTCTGGTCTCTGATGCCCGCCAACTGGAGGGGTTCTTCCGGGGCTTTATTCGGATGCTGCTGGCGCTCAATGGCAAAGACGTCAGCGCCCGTCGTCAGCCCAAACTGGTCTTTGATACCCGCGATATTGAGGATATTAAAGTCTTCTCTGAAGGGGTATCTAATCTGGTGATTGCCGGGATGAAGAGCATCCCAACATCCTGGGTACATAAAAAACTCGGTATCCCTGTACCACAGCAAGGCGAAGAGGTACTGACCGCACCAGAACCCGCCCCGATGTCAGCCAATTTATCTCTGGCATCTACCCCCCTACAGTATAAATATTTTACGGCATTAACCGCGAACCCGGAGACGGATGATCCGGCGCAGGTGGTTCTGGATGAGGCGCAAACAGTGCCTGATGCCATCAATCAGGCCATGGGCAAACTTATTGCGCCATTGGTTGCTGCGCTGAATCAGGGCCAGTCGCCTGACGAGGCCATCAATATTATCGCGGCCAGTTATCCGGCGCTGGATGATAATCAGCTCCAGCAGCTGCTGACCCAGGCCATATTTGTGGCTGATATCTGGGGGCATATCAATGCCGAAAGCTGA
- the terL gene encoding phage terminase large subunit, which translates to MAKKFTARDFVSELADLAASLRRTIEAEDVGFDPSAAAIAQRHQQVRDPVTGYEFFIENYFPHYVRHKDKSELHKYLFSRLPEIVASPKGENDAIAAPRGEAKSTLVSQLFVLWTIICGIKHYPVIVMDSIDQAYPMLEAIKAELVYNPRLLMDFPDICGAGRVWQMGTILTRNDIKVQVAGSGKKLRGLRHGPYRPDLVVLDDIENDEQVRSPEQREKLENWLKKTVLPLGTAGGKLDVIYIGTILHYDSVLSRTLKNPLWRVARFKALIRWPDNMSLWDKWEEILRNNGSDGEMLANAYYRQHRAEMDEGAMVSWSARPILALMLIRARDGHATFDAEYQNDPVSGEDAIFAGEGVFHFWVNRLAEWVFYGACDPSLGKQGASRDPSALLVGGFNRYTGILDVVEAAIRKRVPDKIISDIIELQQTYRCLVWSIETVQFQEFLRTELIKRSAIAGVPVPARAVIPHTDKLLRIESLQPHMVNGLIRLHSSQTTLIEQLRHFPKADHDDGPDALHMLWALAVSGAGHFEFTPVPRSRDNDRGSRFGSGGW; encoded by the coding sequence ATGGCGAAGAAATTCACCGCACGTGACTTTGTCAGCGAACTGGCAGACCTTGCCGCCAGCCTGCGCAGAACCATTGAAGCCGAGGATGTGGGTTTTGACCCCTCGGCGGCGGCTATTGCTCAGCGTCACCAGCAGGTAAGAGACCCGGTGACGGGGTATGAGTTCTTTATCGAGAACTATTTCCCGCATTATGTGCGTCATAAAGATAAGAGCGAACTGCATAAATATCTGTTCAGTCGTCTGCCGGAGATAGTCGCCAGTCCCAAAGGCGAGAACGATGCCATTGCCGCCCCGCGTGGTGAAGCAAAATCTACCCTTGTCAGTCAGCTCTTTGTACTGTGGACAATCATTTGTGGCATCAAGCATTACCCGGTCATCGTAATGGACTCCATCGACCAGGCGTATCCGATGCTGGAAGCCATCAAGGCGGAACTGGTCTATAACCCGCGTCTGTTGATGGATTTCCCTGATATCTGTGGTGCGGGCCGTGTGTGGCAGATGGGGACTATCCTGACCCGTAACGATATCAAGGTGCAGGTGGCAGGCTCAGGTAAGAAGCTGCGCGGTTTACGCCATGGGCCATATCGGCCTGACCTGGTCGTGCTGGATGATATTGAGAATGACGAGCAAGTCCGCAGCCCGGAGCAGCGCGAGAAGCTGGAAAACTGGCTGAAGAAGACCGTGTTACCACTGGGAACGGCGGGTGGTAAGCTCGATGTGATCTACATCGGGACTATTCTGCACTATGATTCTGTGCTGTCCCGTACCCTTAAAAATCCGCTGTGGCGTGTCGCCCGCTTTAAAGCCCTGATACGTTGGCCAGACAACATGTCACTGTGGGATAAATGGGAAGAAATCCTGCGTAACAACGGGTCAGATGGCGAGATGCTGGCCAATGCCTACTATCGGCAGCACCGTGCCGAGATGGACGAAGGGGCCATGGTGTCCTGGTCTGCGCGTCCTATCCTCGCGTTGATGCTTATCCGTGCGCGTGATGGCCATGCCACCTTTGATGCTGAATACCAGAATGATCCGGTCAGTGGTGAAGATGCGATTTTTGCCGGTGAAGGTGTGTTTCACTTTTGGGTTAACCGGCTGGCCGAGTGGGTTTTCTACGGGGCTTGTGACCCTAGCCTGGGTAAACAGGGTGCCAGCCGCGACCCTTCCGCCTTATTGGTCGGCGGCTTTAACCGCTACACGGGCATTCTGGATGTGGTTGAGGCAGCTATCCGTAAGCGGGTTCCCGATAAGATAATCTCGGACATTATCGAGTTGCAGCAGACTTATCGTTGCCTGGTGTGGAGCATTGAAACCGTGCAGTTTCAGGAGTTCCTGCGTACCGAGCTCATCAAGCGCTCCGCTATTGCCGGTGTGCCAGTGCCCGCCCGCGCCGTGATACCTCACACCGATAAGCTGTTACGCATCGAATCATTGCAGCCGCACATGGTGAACGGCTTGATCCGTCTGCATTCCAGTCAGACCACGCTGATTGAACAATTACGTCATTTCCCCAAAGCCGATCATGATGATGGCCCGGACGCCCTGCACATGTTGTGGGCGCTGGCTGTTTCCGGTGCGGGCCACTTTGAATTTACGCCGGTGCCGCGTAGCCGAGATAATGATCGCGGTAGTCGGTTCGGCTCGGGAGGTTGGTAG